The bacterium genome contains a region encoding:
- the secD gene encoding protein translocase subunit SecD, with translation MNKRSLNYRLILVVIVVGLAFWSMYPPQEKINKGLDLQGGIHLVLGAKLDLDPMMNMTQDVLETNTPEEIQKISGKMGIDSKNKNKGKLIQEILRVQKTRRNKAVDRTLEIIKNRIDEFGVSEPQIQKQGADQIVVQLPGVVDTDQALEVVSRIAYLEFKLVKADANDNPDLIEKAKKGEIPSNLELKYLTKGNGETEALLLRKEASLGGEHLTNAYVSFGNLGMPEVNLQFDRIGARIFSRLTGENVNRRLAILLDGKVHSAPNINEKISEGRARISGNFDMDEASTLASILRAGALPVPIEVLSVMKVGPTLGEDSIRQGFRAALLGIILVVLFMSVYYAFSGVIANFALCLCLLLILGALAGLRATLTLPGIAGLVLTIGISVDANVLVFERIREELAKNKTIRAAVDSGYSKALITIIDANITTLISALVLFYFGTGPIKGFAVVLSIGIVASMFTALVVTKLIFDYLIYVRKVKKLSI, from the coding sequence ATGAATAAAAGAAGTTTAAACTATCGGCTCATATTAGTGGTCATTGTTGTCGGTCTTGCTTTCTGGAGCATGTATCCGCCCCAAGAAAAAATAAACAAAGGACTTGACCTCCAAGGTGGAATACATCTGGTCTTGGGTGCAAAACTTGATTTAGACCCTATGATGAATATGACGCAAGATGTATTGGAAACAAACACTCCTGAAGAAATACAGAAGATATCAGGAAAAATGGGCATTGACTCCAAAAACAAAAATAAAGGGAAACTTATACAAGAAATTCTTCGGGTGCAGAAAACCAGAAGGAACAAAGCGGTTGACAGAACTTTGGAAATTATCAAAAACAGGATAGACGAGTTTGGAGTTTCCGAGCCGCAAATACAAAAGCAAGGCGCAGACCAAATTGTTGTTCAACTTCCCGGAGTGGTTGATACGGATCAAGCTTTGGAAGTGGTCAGTAGAATTGCCTATTTGGAATTTAAACTCGTCAAAGCCGATGCGAACGATAATCCGGATTTAATAGAAAAAGCAAAAAAAGGAGAAATCCCTTCAAATTTAGAACTTAAATATCTAACCAAGGGAAATGGTGAAACGGAAGCATTGTTGTTACGTAAAGAAGCATCTCTTGGCGGTGAGCATCTTACAAATGCATATGTTAGTTTTGGAAATTTAGGTATGCCTGAAGTAAATTTGCAGTTTGATAGAATAGGCGCAAGGATTTTTTCAAGATTGACTGGCGAAAACGTAAATAGGAGATTAGCTATTCTTCTTGACGGCAAAGTGCATTCCGCTCCGAATATAAATGAGAAAATATCGGAAGGTAGGGCGCGGATTAGCGGAAATTTTGATATGGATGAAGCAAGCACTCTAGCTTCAATATTGAGGGCAGGAGCCTTGCCTGTTCCAATAGAAGTTTTGTCGGTCATGAAAGTAGGACCTACGCTTGGTGAAGATTCCATAAGACAGGGCTTTAGAGCCGCTCTTCTGGGAATTATACTGGTGGTTTTGTTTATGTCTGTCTACTATGCTTTTTCCGGGGTGATTGCGAATTTTGCCCTTTGTCTGTGTCTGCTTTTAATATTGGGAGCTTTAGCAGGTCTTCGCGCTACTTTAACTCTTCCAGGAATAGCAGGTTTGGTTTTGACCATAGGCATAAGCGTGGACGCCAATGTTCTAGTGTTTGAAAGGATAAGAGAAGAACTTGCCAAAAACAAGACAATTAGAGCTGCGGTGGATTCCGGTTACAGCAAGGCGCTTATTACCATTATTGATGCGAATATTACTACACTTATTTCGGCTTTAGTTCTGTTTTATTTCGGCACTGGCCCTATAAAAGGTTTTGCGGTTGTTTTATCTATCGGGATAGTTGCGAGCATGTTTACAGCTTTAGTTGTTACCAAACTAATTTTTGACTATTTAATATATGTAAGGAAAGTAAAGAAACTAAGTATATGA
- the yajC gene encoding preprotein translocase subunit YajC: protein MENLYAMASGAGGTAGGGNSLTAFLPFILIFGIFYFLIIMPQRKKDKEHKTMLGALKRGDKVITNGGVYGKIVDIKENKFVIEISKGVEIAILKNAIGNKAKEQ from the coding sequence GCAATGGCTTCAGGCGCTGGCGGGACAGCCGGTGGTGGTAATTCTCTTACTGCTTTTCTTCCTTTTATTCTTATCTTCGGCATATTTTATTTTCTGATTATTATGCCGCAACGCAAGAAAGATAAAGAGCATAAGACAATGCTGGGAGCTTTGAAAAGAGGGGACAAAGTTATAACAAATGGCGGTGTCTACGGCAAAATAGTTGATATAAAAGAAAATAAATTCGTTATTGAAATTTCAAAGGGAGTAGAGATAGCTATTTTAAAAAATGCTATTGGTAATAAAGCAAAAGAACAGTAA